GAGTGAAATAtatcgcataaaatatctcaTATTGAAAGCTTTTCTATTGCTTTTTCATGTATTCGTGCATATGTGTGGTGCTCATTCGTTCGATTTCTCTCCCTCTCACTCACCCACTCACCACTCTTTCTCTCACTAGCGCTCTGATCTGCAGCTATTTCGGTCCATGACTTACCCTCTCTCCCTCACTCATGAAATGTTTCTGCTACTGATGAGGGAACAATATTTTCCTTCCCTTATGCTTCGGGTCCCTATGTTTATGTACATTATAATTGCCGGTCGGTCTGTTCTGGGTTCTATGAATGCGCGGTGAGGGATATGCTTTCGcctatgtgtgtgtatgtgtattgCTCCGCTGCGATGCTGTGTGGAACGATATGTTCGCAATTTTTATGCTGGCGCTTTTCCCTCGCTTCGTGAGGACACAGTGCGGTGGTGTTGAGTCAGCCTGCCGAGAAGAAGTATAGATTCATGTGCTGGTTGGCAATCAAAAACAGTTTAGCAGCAGATTTCGAGGAAACAAGTGGCTTCTGAAGCAGGGTTCTCGTCCTCTTGGAACGTTCGGCGCGGTTGGTCAAAATCACTTTGTGGACTTTGTGCGGAAAAACGTGTTTAGAATAAAGCTGAAGAGTTCGTTTCGAGCTGAAGTGAGAGTTAATGTGATTTGCTGATTTGCGGGAGGATTTCCTCAAGTGGACAATGACGATGGACATACGGCAGTCCCGATTGAATGTTAAAATCAATGGACATTGTGTTAATCCTTGCGAGAACGGTATGAGTGGAATAGAAATGGCCCAAGCGAAGGTGGATAATTACAGAACTGGGAAGAGCTCGACCAAACGGTCCTTCGACGTGGCATTTCTGATGATGCCGGATGAAAAACTGAAATCTAAACAAGTGAAAAAGGTTCATTCTCCGACCATTGACGTGGAAAGTGATTCGACACAATCAACCAGATCGGAAGATTTATCGGTGAAAAATGGTTTTAGCCCAATCCGTCCAGCCGAGGAAAGGAATTTTAACCTGGAGCTGTTGAGCAGACCAAGACCGCAAGGGGGAAGTCCACAGTTGATGCAGGAATTAAACAGTGAAAGACTGTCGTACATGTTTCCACACGCAAGATTCTACGAGAATCCCAGTTTGATGGCAATCCGCGAGAAAGCTTCcggaaattttcttaattcgGAGCTTCCTCGGAGCGCATTTTCAAAAGTGACTAGTATCACGGTTCCGGATTCACCGATTCCTCCGCTGAGTCCCGATCAACAGAGCTGTCCTTCGTCCAGCCCACCAATTTCCATCAGCCCGGGAGCACCAACAAACTTCCGCTACGACTATCCGTTCATCAATGGAAGTCCTCAAAATCCCGCCGATCTTAGTCCACAGCAGGCGTCCAAATCGAAGCCTATGATGTATCGGCCACCCATTCAGGACCCCGAGCTTCCCCAGGGGTACTTCTCTTCGCCATCGTTCATGCCATTTGCCGCCGGAGCTCCACAAAACCTCCTCCCAGAGGTTGACGGAATCATGCGGAATCCGGCAGCGGCAGCAATCCTTTCCACGCTGCTCCCGACGACGATGGGTGCATTTTCACTGTCAGCCCAGAATACCTGCGCCAAGTGTAACATAAGCTTCCGGATGACGAGCGACCTGGTGTATCACATGCGATCGCACCACAAGAACGAACACCAGCAGGATCCCCATCGGAGGAAACGCGAGGAGAAACTCAAGTGTCCGGTTTGCAACGAAAGTTTCCGCGAGCGCCACCACCTGACGAGGCACATGACAGCGCACCAGGACAAGGCCGGCGATTTGCTGGATCCGAAGAAGCGAACGACCGATCAACGGCAAGGTGGGCGTCCGTAAAGTAGGTGAAAACCAGTGTTAGGATATAGCGATTAGCGTTTGCTAGAAATTTTAGCTGATGTGGAGCGCAAACTGTTTTATTCGGTTCGAAATTTTTGTACGAAATACTTATTATTTGTTATATTGAATGGGGGAAAAGAGATGGTGATTTGTTGTAAATTAGACAAATTTCAGTCATACGCCGGATGATTATATATGATTGGCCTTCCAGTGGCAGATggatttcgaaaagtaaattaCAGAATATGATGCAAAGTGTTCATTATTTAGTTGCTGAAATATTTTCCATTTGTATCATCATTTAAAGTATTTCATTCAATAATTAATCTTTAGAAAATGTTCAGGAAGCTGTTAGTAACCAAAACATTGAGACAAATATTCTCTAAAcgtctaaaatattgttttgccTTCGTAATTGAATACgtcactatattgatctatatTGTTAACTTTTAA
The Toxorhynchites rutilus septentrionalis strain SRP chromosome 2, ASM2978413v1, whole genome shotgun sequence genome window above contains:
- the LOC129769204 gene encoding Krueppel-like factor 11 is translated as MTMDIRQSRLNVKINGHCVNPCENGMSGIEMAQAKVDNYRTGKSSTKRSFDVAFLMMPDEKLKSKQVKKVHSPTIDVESDSTQSTRSEDLSVKNGFSPIRPAEERNFNLELLSRPRPQGGSPQLMQELNSERLSYMFPHARFYENPSLMAIREKASGNFLNSELPRSAFSKVTSITVPDSPIPPLSPDQQSCPSSSPPISISPGAPTNFRYDYPFINGSPQNPADLSPQQASKSKPMMYRPPIQDPELPQGYFSSPSFMPFAAGAPQNLLPEVDGIMRNPAAAAILSTLLPTTMGAFSLSAQNTCAKCNISFRMTSDLVYHMRSHHKNEHQQDPHRRKREEKLKCPVCNESFRERHHLTRHMTAHQDKAGDLLDPKKRTTDQRQGGRP